GAGCGGTCCGTCGCCCAGCAGCGCGAGGCGCTGGGGCGCCAGGTCGGCGACGGCGCGCATCTGCACAGGATCGTAGACCGTGAGCAGAGCCCGGCCGGGCTGGGCCATTTCGCCGGCCTCGATGTGGCGCTCGGCGACCAGACCGTCGAGCGGCGAGTCGACCGTGGCATAGCCCTGCACCGTCGACGCCTGCACGCGCGCCGCGCGCGCGGCACGCACCTGGGCCTCGGCCGCTTCGAAGCGGGTGCGAACGGCATCGAGCGCCGACTGGCTCAGGAACTTGCGCTCGACCAGGCTGCGGGCGCGGTCGTATTCGGCACGCGCGTTGATCAGCGCGGTCTGCGCCTGGGCGACATTGGCATCGGCCGCCGCCACCGCCGCACTGGCCTCTGCGGGGTCGATGCGCAGCAGCACCTGCCCCCTGCGCACGCGGTCACCGGCATCGACAGCAAGTTCCACGATGCGACCGGGCACCTGCGCTGCCAGCGTGGACTGGCGCACGGCCTCGATGCTGGCTTCCGCCGCCAGGCTGGCCGCCTGCACGCGGGACTCGATACGCACGGTCGGCAGCTCGGCGTGCGCCGACGCGATCGCGAGCACGCCAGCGAGCGCGAAGCCCGCACGCGCAAGCATGGGAATCAGGGAGATCTTCATGCGCATAAGTATATGCTTATATTTATGAAGATCAAGCACGTAGCAGAGCTACGCGCGCCCAGCGCAGTCAGCGCTCAGGAAACGCAGCTGCGCGCGTAATCGGCCATTGCGGCGACAACCGGTTCGGCCTCGCCGGCCGCCGTCGCGAGCGTGATCGCGCACTGGGGATGCGCCTGCCGCACCTCGTCCAGCAGCAGCGGCAGGTCGCGCTTGAGGTGGCCGCCCTGCGCCAGGAAGATCGGCACGACCGCAATGTGGCGCGCTCCGGCGGCCGCCAGCGTGGCGACGGCCTCGGGCAGCGTGGGTTGCATGAACTCGAGGAAGGCGAGTTCAACCGGAGTCGCGTCGGGCTGGGCGAGCATGCGCTCACGGATGCGCCGCATCGGTCCGGCCCATTCGGGATCGCGCGCACCATGGCCGAACAGCACCACGGCAGAAGATTCGGTAGGCGAGGTCTGGCTCATGCTTCAACTCCGGTCAAAGTGAGCTCCGACTCGCGGAACCCGTGATCGTTCGTGATCCTCAACCGGCCAGCCGTGCCCGCCCCGCGCGCAGCAGGTGCTCGATGGCACGCGACACACAGAACAGCCCGACGCTTGCGGTCATGGCCATGCTCGAGCCGTAGCCGGCACAGGCCAGCCCGTGGAGGCCGCGCCGCGTGGCTGGCGCGTCCGCTGCCGCGATCTCGCCGACGTCGCAGGCGCTCGCGGCAGGATAGCGCAGCGGTTCGGTGGAAAACACCGCCTCGATGCCGAACCGCTTCTTCGGGTCGCGCGTGAAGCCATGCTCCTTGCGCAGACGCGCACGCACCTTCGACAGCAGCGGATCCTGCAGCGTGCGGGCCAGATCATCCACACGGATCTGCGCCGGATCGAGCTTGCCCCCGGCGCCGCCGGCCATGACCAGCGGCAGCGCGCGCGCGCGGCAGGTGGCGGCGATCGCCACCTTGGCGCGGACGTTGTCGATGGCATCGACGACGACGTCGAAGCCGTGCAGCAGGGCCCCGGCGTTCTCGACCGTCAGGAAGTCCTCGACCGTGTCGACACGGCAGTGCGGGCTGAAGGCCGCGATACGCGCGGCCATCGCCTGCACCTTGGCCTGGCCCAGCGTGGTGTCGAGCGCATGCACCTGTCGATTGATGTTGGACTCGGCAACGTGGTCGAGGTCGATCAGCGTGAGGCGCCCCACGCCGCTGCGGGCAAGCCCCTCCGCCGCCCAGGAGCCGACGCCGCCGATCCCGATCACGCAGGCATGCGACGCGGCCAGCGCGTGCGCCGCCCCTTGGCCATAGAGACGATCGATGCCGCCGAAGCGGCGCTCGGCATCGACCTCAGGCAAATCGGACGCAGTGGCAGGCAAGGCGGGGACCGGCGACATCGGGCAGCGGCCCTGCTCAGGCCGGCTGGGCTTCGACGGCGCGCTGGCTGTCGAGCCACACGCCCAGACCCTGCGCATTGAGTTCGAGGTCCATGCGCAGCAGCTCGAGCGTCTGCTCCTCGTCGAGCGCCCATTTCTGGCGGTCGGTCTCCTCGCGCATCACCTGTTCGAGACCGGCGAGGATCTCGACGTGGCGTGCGACACCGTCGCCACGCGCAGCCTGCGCCACAGCGACCATGGCATCGATCAGGCGATGGAGATCGGCCGCGAGGCGCGGCACGTCGGTGACGCGGCTGTAGTGGGTCAGGTACATGGCCTGCGGCTGCATGGCCATCATGCGGTCGATCGACTCGTGCATCGCCTGCGGATCGAACTGCGTCGGCGTCGTGGTCGGCACGACGAAGGCGCGCCCGTCCACATCGAGTTCGCGATAGGACAGGCCGAAGGTATCACCGGTGAAGAAGGCGCGGGCGGTGTTGTCCCAGATGCAGATGTGGTGGCGCGCATGACCCGGGGTGTCGAAGACGCGGAAGCGACGGCTGGCCAGGCGCAGCTCCAGCCCGTCGGTCGCGGGCACGATGCGCTCGGCGGACACCGGCACCAGCCGGCCATACAGCTGATAGGCGCGCTCGGCGCCGTAGACGGCCGAAGTGCCTTCCCACAGTTTGCTCGGATCGACCATGTGACGCACGCCGCGCGGGTGCACCAGCAGCTTCGCATTGGGCAGCGCACACATCAGGCTGCCGCCCCCCCCGGCATGATCGAGGTGGATGTGGGTCAGCATGACCCAGTCGACGTTCTCCGGCGGGATGCCCAGCGCAGCGAGTGCCGAGAGCACGCGCGGCACGGAGTCGTTGCTGCCGGTATCGACGACCGCCGCCCGCCCCTCCTCGACCACGATATGGATGGCGGCCAGCAGCGGCCGGCCATAGCCGGATTCGAGGGCATAAATGCCGTCGGACTGGCTGATGAGTTCGTTCATTGTTCTCCCTCCTCGTACCGCAACTTTGGGTTCGAACGCCCAAATTCAATCCTAGGCGCGAGATACGCCCGCGCCCCGGACACACGTCACGTTGTGCAGCGCACTCGTGTCAGAACGGGATGTCGTCGTCGAAATCACCGAAGCCAGACGAGGACGGCGCAGGCTGCGACTGCGGACGCGGCGCGGCAGCCGGAGCCTGCTGGCGCGGGGCCGCTGCGGGAGCGTCGTAGCCGCCGTCGTTGCCGCGCATCGGCGCGTCACCGCCTTCGCGGCGGCCGAGCATCTTCATCTCGTCGGCGCGGATCTCGGTGGTGTAGCGATCCTGACCGCTCTGGTCCTGCCACTTGCGGGTGCGCAGGCTACCTTCGATGTAGACCTGGCTGCCCTTGCGCAGATACTGGCCGGCGATCTCGGCGAGCTTGCCGTAGAACGTCACACGATGCCACTCGGTGGCTTCGCGGCGTTCGCCGGTGTTCTTGTCGCGCCAGTTCTCGGTGGTCGCCAGGCGGATGTTGCAGATGGCGTCGCCGGACGGTGCGAAGCGGCTTTCGGGATCGGCGCCGAGGTTGCCGATCAGGATGACTTTGTTGACGGATGCCATCGGGTTTCTCCTAGGTGTGCAAGTGGCTGCGCGATGCGCAGCGAAAAATTCAGTCCCGCGTCGGTGCGGGTACGACACGCAGCGGCGGCGGGTTCATGCTGGTCGACAGCACCAGCCAGGCCAGCGCCAGCACGCCGCAGAACAGGCTGACGGCACCCGCGCCGAAACGCTGCCCCAGCCAGCCGCCGAGCAGGCCACCGAGGAACAGGCCGACGGACTGCAGGGTGTTGTAGACCCCGAGCGCGGTGCCCTTCGCATGCGCGGGCGCGATGCGCGAAATCCACGACGGCTGCGTCGCCTCGAGCACATTGAAGGCGACGAAGAAGAGCGTCAGCAACAATGCCAATGGTATCAGCCCATCACCGATCAGCCACAGTCCGAACTGAACCAGTGCCAGCAATCCGACCGCGGCATTGAACACCGGTTTCATCAGGTTGCGGCGTTCGGCAATGATCACCGCCGGCACCATGACGACGAAGGACAGCAGCACCGCCGGCAGGTAGACCTTCCAGTGCTCGGGCACCGGCAGGCCGCCGCTCGACACCAGCGCGGCCGGCACCATCACCCACATCGTGGTCTGGATCAGGTGCAGCGCGAACACGCCGAAGTTCAGCCGCATCAGCTGGCCATCGCGCAGCACGTCGATGAAGCGTCCGCCGTTGGAACGCGGCACCGGCGGCGCCTCCGGCACGACCCACAGCAGCACGCCAATCGCACCGAATGCGAGCACCGCCGTCAGCCAGAAGATTCCGTCCATGCCGATGGCGGCATACAGCAGCGGCGCCGCCACCATCGACAGCGCGAACACCAGGCCGATCGAAGACCCGATCATCGCCATGACCTTGGTGCGATGCTGGTCGCGCGTGAGATCGGCGGCCAGGGCGGTGACGGCGGCCGAGATGGCACCCGCGCCCTGCAGCACACGCCCGGCGATGATCATGTGGATGCTGTCGGCCAGGGCTGCCACAACGCTGCCGAGCACGAACAGCACGAGGCCGAAGACGATGACCGGCTTGCGACCGAACCGGTCGGACGCGGCACCATAGGCGATCTGCAGGCAGGCCTGGGTGAGCCCGTAGGCGCCGATCGCCAGACCCACCAGCGTCAGATTGTCACCGCCCGGGATGCCCGCCGCGTGCACCGCGAACACCGGCAGGATCAGGAACAGGCCGAGCATGCGCAGCGCGAAGATCGCGGCCAGGCTCATGCCTGCGCGACGTTCGGCGGAAGTCATCGGATCTCGCGACGGAACGGACATGCAAAAGGCCGGTTGCGATAAAGCGGCGAATTCTAACATTTCCCCACCCTTGGCTCACGGATTGCGTTGGCCCGGACAGGCGTTCTCTCTTATAGTTTCGGGTTACCTACCGCCAGCCCTGCCGCCATGGACGAGATCCGCATCCGCGGTGCCCGAACCCACAACCTGAAGAACATCAACATCGATCTGCCGCGCAACCGGCTGACGGTGATCACCGGGCTGTCGGGCTCGGGAAAGTCTTCGCTGGCGTTCGACACGCTCTACGCCGAAGGGCAGCGCCGCTACGTCGAGTCGCTGTCGGCGTATGCGCGCCAGTTCCTGCAGCTGATGGAAAAGCCGGACGTGGACCTGATCGAGGGTCTGTCGCCGGCGATCTCGATCGAGCAGAAGGCCACCAGCCACAACCCGCGCTCCACGGTCGGCACGGTGACCGAGATCCACGACTACCTGCGCCTGCTCTACGCCCGCGCCGGCACGCCGCACTGCCCGGATCACCCCGAGCACGCGCTGGAAGCGCAGAGCGTGGCACAGATGGTGGACCACGTGCTGGCGCTGCCCGCCGAGACACGGCTGATGATCCTGGCGCCGGTCGTGGCGGGCCGCAAGGGCGAGCAGCACGACCTCTTCGCCGACCTGCGCGCCCAGGGTTTCGTGCGCGTACGCGTCGATGGCGAAGTGATGGAGCTCGATGCGATGCCGCCGCTGGAGAAGGGCCGGCGCCACGACGTCGAGGTCGTCATCGACCGCCTGAAGGTGCGCGACGACGTACGCGGACGCATCGCCGAGTCCTTCGAGACCGCGCTGACGCATGCCGACGGACGCGCGATCGCGGTCGAGATGGACTCCGGCCGCGAGCACCTGTTCTCGGCCCGCTTCGCCTGTCCGGTGTGCAGCTTCGCGCTCGCCGAACTCGAACCGCGGCTGTTCTCGTTCAACAATCCGGCCGGCGCCTGTCCCAAATGCGACGGCCTGGGTCAGGTCGATTTCTTCGATCCGGCGCGCGTGGTCGCCCACCCCGAGCTGTCGCTGGCAGCGGGCGCGATCCGCGGCTGGGACCGTCGCAACCAGTTCTACTTCCAGATGCTGGCCAGCTTGGCAGCGCATTACGCCTTCGACATCGAGGCTGCGTTCGAGACCCTGCCAGAGCGCGTACGCGGGGTCGTGCTGCACGGTTCGGGCAAGGAGAAGATCGCCTTCCGCTACATGGCGGACAACGGCCGCATGGTGCTCAAGGAGCACCCCTTCGAGGGCATCATTCCCAACCTCGAGCGGCGCTTCCGCGAGACCGACTCGATCGCGGTGCGCGAGGAACTGACCAAGTACCGCGCGACCCAGCCCTGCCCCAGCTGCCATGGCAGCCGGCTGCGCAGCGAGGCGCGCCACGTGCTCATTGGCGGGCGTGCACTGCACGAGGTGGGGCATCTGCCGCTCGGCGAATGCCGCGACTTCTTTGCCGGCCTGAACCTGAGCGGCGCGCGCGCCCAGGTCGCCGACAAGATCGTCAAGGAGATCGCCGACCGCCTGAGCTTCCTGATCAACGTCGGCCTCGACTACCTGTCGCTCGACCGTTCCGCCGACACCCTGTCGGGGGGCGAGGCCCAGCGCATCCGCCTCGCCAGCCAGATCGGCTCAGGCCTGACCGGCGTCATGTACGTCCTCGACGAACCCTCGATCGGCCTGCACCAGCGCGACAATGACCGCCTGCTGGCGACCCTGGCGCAACTCCGCGACCTCGGCAACACCGTGATCGTCGTCGAGCACGACGAGGATGCGATCCGCAGCGCCGACTATCTCGTCGACATGGGGCCCGGCGCAGGCGAGCACGGCGGCCACGTCATCGCGCACGGCACCCCGGCCGAGGTCATTGCCGATCCATCCTCCGTCACGGGCGACTATCTCTCCGGGCGTCGTGCCATCGCCGTCCCGTCACGCCGCACTGCGCCCGACGAGACGCGCCAGTTGCGCATCATCGGCGCCCGCGGCAACAACCTGAAGAACGTGGAGGTGTCGCTGCCACTGGGTCTGCTGACCTGCGTCACCGGCGTATCGGGATCGGGCAAGTCGACCCTGATCAACGACACCTTGGCCGCCGCCGCCTCGCGCCAGCTGTACAAATCCGCCACCGAACCGGCCCCGCACGAAGCCATCGAGGGCCTCGACGCCTTCGACAAGGTCATCAATGTCGACCAGTCCCCGATCGGCCGCACTCCGCGATCCAACCCCGCCACCTACACCGGCCTGCTGACACCGATCCGCGAACTGTTCGCCGGCGTGCCGGAGGCGCGCGCACGGGGCTACGGACCGGGACGGTTCTCCTTCAACGTCCGCGGCGGCCGTTGCGAGGCCTGCCAGGGCGACGGCCTGATCAAGGTCGAGATGCACTTCCTGCCCGACATGTACGTGCCCTGCGACGTCTGCCACGGGAAGCGCTACAACCGCGAGACCCTCGAAATCCGCTACAAGGGCCGCAGCATCCAGGAAGTGCTGGAGATGACGGTCGAGCAGGCACTGGAGTTCTTCGCCCCCGTGACGACCGTCGCACGCAAGCTCGAAACCCTGATGGACGTCGGCCTCGGCTACATTCGCCTGGGCCAGAGCGCCACGACGCTGTCAGGTGGCGAAGCCCAGCGTGTGAAGCTCGCGCTCGAGCTCTCGAAGCGCGACACCGGCCGCACGCTCTACATCCTCGACGAACCCACCACGGGCCTGCACTTCCAGGACATCGAACTGCTGCTGAAGGTCCTGCACCGCCTGCGCGACAACGGCAACACCATCGTCGTCATCGAGCACAACCTCGACGTCATCAAGACCGCCGACTGGATCATCGACATGGGCCCCGAGGGGGGCGCCCGCGGCGGCACTGTGGTCGCCTGCGGCACACCGGAAAGTGTCGCAGCGCATCCGCAGAGCCACACGGGCCGCTACCTCGCCAAGGCCCTTGCCGGCGGCGGCGCTGCACACGCCTGACCCAAGCCCGCGGGTCAGGCGCGTTTCAGGTCTTGCGGTAACCGAGCGGATTCATGCTCTGCCAACGCCACGCATCCGCGCACATCGCATCCAGATCTCGCTCAGCGCGCCAGCCGAGCACCGACTGCGCCCGCGCCGGATCCGCCCAGCAGGCCGCGACATCCCCGGGGCGGCGCGCGACGATATCGAACGGCACCGGCCGGCCCGACGCCTTCTCGAAAGCGCGCACCATCTCCAGCACGCTGTAGCCCCTTCCGGTTCCGAGGTTGAGCGTCGTCACGCCCGCCAAGGTGTCGATGCGCTCGAGCGCGCGCAGATGCCCCAGCGCCAGATCGACGACGTGGATGTAATCGCGCACGCCGGTACCGTCCGGCGTCGGATAGTCGTCGCCGAAGACCCGAAAGCGTGGCAAACGCCCCACCGCGACCTGGCTGACGTAGGGCATCAGGTTGTTCGGAAGCCCGTCCGGATCCTCCCCGATGCGGCCGCTGGCGTGCGCTCCGACCGGGTTGAAGTAGCGCAGGAGCACGATATGCCAGCGCGGGTCAGCAGCGCCGAGGTCGCGCAGCATCTGCTCCCCCATGAGCTTTGTCCAGCCGTATGGATTTGCCGCCGCGGTCGGGAAGCTTTCGTCAATCGGCACGCTCGCCGGGTCACCGTATACGGTCGCCGACGAACTGAACACGAGCTTCCGGCAGCCTGCGGCCTCCATCGCCTGCAGCACCGCGAGCAATCCGTTCAGGTTGTTGTCATAGTAGGCGAGCGGCTGCGCGACCGACTCACCGACCGCCTTCTTCGCCGCGAAGTGAACGACCGCGTCGATCTCGTGCGTGGCAAACACCTCACCCATCAACCTGCGATCACGGACATCGCCGCGGATGAAGGCGCGCAATCGACGCCCGGCCAGCTCCTCGATCCTCCGCACCGCCTCCGGCGACGCGTTGGACAAGTCGTCGACGATCACAACGTCTTGCCCCGCACTGAGCAACTCCACACACGTATGCGAGCCGATGTAACCCGCTCCACCGGTAACCAACGTCACAGCCATTTCGTGCCTCTCCACCACCACACTAACCGCAGGCGAAAAAAAACCGGGCGATTGCCCGGTTTCCTCTACTTCACGACCCGACTCAGGCCGCTTCGCCTTCCACGTCGACCGCTTCCCCATCCGGGCGATCCAGCAGTTCGACAAACGCCATCGGGGCGTTGTCGCCATCGCGGAACCCGCACTTCAGGATGCGCAGATAGCCGCCATTGCGGGTGGCGTAGCGCGGGCCCAGTTCGTCGAACAGCTTCACGACCATATCGCGGTCGCGAAGACGGTTGAACGCCAGACGGCGGTTGGACAGGCTGGGCTTCTTGCCCAGGGTGATCATCGGCTCCACCACGCGGCGAAGTTCCTTCGCCTTCGGCAGGGTCGTCTTGATCACTTCGTGACGCAGCAGCGAGTTGGCCATGTTGCGGAACATCGCCTGGCGGTGGCTGCTGGTACGATTCAGCTTGCGAAGACCATTACGGTGACGCATTTCAATTCCTCACTTGCCCGGCGTCTCAACCGAGCTTCTCAAGCCCGGCCGGCGGCCAGTTTTCCAGTTTCATGCCAAGGGTGAGACCGCGCGAGGCCAGCACTTCCTTGATCTCGTTCAGCGACTTGCGACCCAGGTTCGGGGTCTTCAGCAGTTCCGTCTCGGTACGCTGAATCAGATCGCCGATGTAGTAGATGTTCTCGGCCTTCAGGCAGTTGGCCGAACGCACCGTCAGTTCCAGATCGTCGACCGGACGCAGCAGCACCGGATCGATCGTGACCTCGGGCTTCGTCACCTGCGGCGCAGCCGTGCCTTCCAGCTCGGCGAACACCGACAGTTGGTCCATCAGCACGCGCGCAGCGTAGCGGATGGCCTGCTCGGGATCCACGGCACCATTGGTTTCGATGTCGATGACCAGACGATCCAGGTCAGTGCGTTGCTCGACGCGAGCGCTCTCGACCAGATAGCTGACGCGACGCACCGGGCCAAACGACGCATCAAGGACGATGTGACCGATCGCCTTGCTTTCGGCATTGACCGGACGGACGTTGCCAGGCACGTAGCCGCGACCTTCCTCGACCTTGATCTGCATGTCCAGCGTGCCGCCAGGCGCGATGTGCGCGATGACGTGGTCGGGGTTGATGATCTCGACGTCATGACCCAGCTCGATGTCGGCCGCCGTAACGACGCCTTCGCCCGACTTGGCCAGACGCAGGGTGACTTCGCTACGGTTATGCAGCTTGAACACCACACCCTTGAGGTTCAACAGCAGATCGACGATGTCTTCGCGGACGCCATCCAGCGTGGAGTACTCATGGAGGACTCCCTCGATCGTCACTTCGGTCGGTGCATGACCGGGCAGCGACGACAGGAGGATGCGCCTCAGCGCATTCCCCAGCGTGTGACCGAAACCCCGCTCGAACGGCTCCATCGTCACCCTCGCCTGTACCGGCGAGGTGCTCTGGACGTCGATGATGCGCGGTTTCAGCAGTGCATTGCTTTGCATCAGCATTCCCTCGGAACTAGAAGAGGATCAGCCCCCGATTAACGGGAGTACAGTTCCACCACCAGGCCTTCATTGATCGTGGGCGGCAGTTC
This genomic window from Thauera humireducens contains:
- a CDS encoding efflux RND transporter periplasmic adaptor subunit; the encoded protein is MKISLIPMLARAGFALAGVLAIASAHAELPTVRIESRVQAASLAAEASIEAVRQSTLAAQVPGRIVELAVDAGDRVRRGQVLLRIDPAEASAAVAAADANVAQAQTALINARAEYDRARSLVERKFLSQSALDAVRTRFEAAEAQVRAARAARVQASTVQGYATVDSPLDGLVAERHIEAGEMAQPGRALLTVYDPVQMRAVADLAPQRLALLGDGPLKASVELSDGRLIEAAAITVLPAADARTHTVRVRVDLPGSTGNVLPGSFARVHFQSAAVLPLASQPLVIPAKTVLRRGELTAVYVAAGQDGFALRQIRLGRVLQGGETVEVLSGLKGDETLALDPVQAGIQARAAAAER
- a CDS encoding sirohydrochlorin chelatase, which gives rise to MSQTSPTESSAVVLFGHGARDPEWAGPMRRIRERMLAQPDATPVELAFLEFMQPTLPEAVATLAAAGARHIAVVPIFLAQGGHLKRDLPLLLDEVRQAHPQCAITLATAAGEAEPVVAAMADYARSCVS
- a CDS encoding tRNA threonylcarbamoyladenosine dehydratase — its product is MSPVPALPATASDLPEVDAERRFGGIDRLYGQGAAHALAASHACVIGIGGVGSWAAEGLARSGVGRLTLIDLDHVAESNINRQVHALDTTLGQAKVQAMAARIAAFSPHCRVDTVEDFLTVENAGALLHGFDVVVDAIDNVRAKVAIAATCRARALPLVMAGGAGGKLDPAQIRVDDLARTLQDPLLSKVRARLRKEHGFTRDPKKRFGIEAVFSTEPLRYPAASACDVGEIAAADAPATRRGLHGLACAGYGSSMAMTASVGLFCVSRAIEHLLRAGRARLAG
- a CDS encoding MBL fold metallo-hydrolase translates to MNELISQSDGIYALESGYGRPLLAAIHIVVEEGRAAVVDTGSNDSVPRVLSALAALGIPPENVDWVMLTHIHLDHAGGGGSLMCALPNAKLLVHPRGVRHMVDPSKLWEGTSAVYGAERAYQLYGRLVPVSAERIVPATDGLELRLASRRFRVFDTPGHARHHICIWDNTARAFFTGDTFGLSYRELDVDGRAFVVPTTTPTQFDPQAMHESIDRMMAMQPQAMYLTHYSRVTDVPRLAADLHRLIDAMVAVAQAARGDGVARHVEILAGLEQVMREETDRQKWALDEEQTLELLRMDLELNAQGLGVWLDSQRAVEAQPA
- the ssb gene encoding single-stranded DNA-binding protein, producing MASVNKVILIGNLGADPESRFAPSGDAICNIRLATTENWRDKNTGERREATEWHRVTFYGKLAEIAGQYLRKGSQVYIEGSLRTRKWQDQSGQDRYTTEIRADEMKMLGRREGGDAPMRGNDGGYDAPAAAPRQQAPAAAPRPQSQPAPSSSGFGDFDDDIPF
- a CDS encoding MFS transporter — its product is MTSAERRAGMSLAAIFALRMLGLFLILPVFAVHAAGIPGGDNLTLVGLAIGAYGLTQACLQIAYGAASDRFGRKPVIVFGLVLFVLGSVVAALADSIHMIIAGRVLQGAGAISAAVTALAADLTRDQHRTKVMAMIGSSIGLVFALSMVAAPLLYAAIGMDGIFWLTAVLAFGAIGVLLWVVPEAPPVPRSNGGRFIDVLRDGQLMRLNFGVFALHLIQTTMWVMVPAALVSSGGLPVPEHWKVYLPAVLLSFVVMVPAVIIAERRNLMKPVFNAAVGLLALVQFGLWLIGDGLIPLALLLTLFFVAFNVLEATQPSWISRIAPAHAKGTALGVYNTLQSVGLFLGGLLGGWLGQRFGAGAVSLFCGVLALAWLVLSTSMNPPPLRVVPAPTRD
- the uvrA gene encoding excinuclease ABC subunit UvrA — its product is MDEIRIRGARTHNLKNINIDLPRNRLTVITGLSGSGKSSLAFDTLYAEGQRRYVESLSAYARQFLQLMEKPDVDLIEGLSPAISIEQKATSHNPRSTVGTVTEIHDYLRLLYARAGTPHCPDHPEHALEAQSVAQMVDHVLALPAETRLMILAPVVAGRKGEQHDLFADLRAQGFVRVRVDGEVMELDAMPPLEKGRRHDVEVVIDRLKVRDDVRGRIAESFETALTHADGRAIAVEMDSGREHLFSARFACPVCSFALAELEPRLFSFNNPAGACPKCDGLGQVDFFDPARVVAHPELSLAAGAIRGWDRRNQFYFQMLASLAAHYAFDIEAAFETLPERVRGVVLHGSGKEKIAFRYMADNGRMVLKEHPFEGIIPNLERRFRETDSIAVREELTKYRATQPCPSCHGSRLRSEARHVLIGGRALHEVGHLPLGECRDFFAGLNLSGARAQVADKIVKEIADRLSFLINVGLDYLSLDRSADTLSGGEAQRIRLASQIGSGLTGVMYVLDEPSIGLHQRDNDRLLATLAQLRDLGNTVIVVEHDEDAIRSADYLVDMGPGAGEHGGHVIAHGTPAEVIADPSSVTGDYLSGRRAIAVPSRRTAPDETRQLRIIGARGNNLKNVEVSLPLGLLTCVTGVSGSGKSTLINDTLAAAASRQLYKSATEPAPHEAIEGLDAFDKVINVDQSPIGRTPRSNPATYTGLLTPIRELFAGVPEARARGYGPGRFSFNVRGGRCEACQGDGLIKVEMHFLPDMYVPCDVCHGKRYNRETLEIRYKGRSIQEVLEMTVEQALEFFAPVTTVARKLETLMDVGLGYIRLGQSATTLSGGEAQRVKLALELSKRDTGRTLYILDEPTTGLHFQDIELLLKVLHRLRDNGNTIVVIEHNLDVIKTADWIIDMGPEGGARGGTVVACGTPESVAAHPQSHTGRYLAKALAGGGAAHA
- the galE gene encoding UDP-glucose 4-epimerase GalE, coding for MAVTLVTGGAGYIGSHTCVELLSAGQDVVIVDDLSNASPEAVRRIEELAGRRLRAFIRGDVRDRRLMGEVFATHEIDAVVHFAAKKAVGESVAQPLAYYDNNLNGLLAVLQAMEAAGCRKLVFSSSATVYGDPASVPIDESFPTAAANPYGWTKLMGEQMLRDLGAADPRWHIVLLRYFNPVGAHASGRIGEDPDGLPNNLMPYVSQVAVGRLPRFRVFGDDYPTPDGTGVRDYIHVVDLALGHLRALERIDTLAGVTTLNLGTGRGYSVLEMVRAFEKASGRPVPFDIVARRPGDVAACWADPARAQSVLGWRAERDLDAMCADAWRWQSMNPLGYRKT
- the rplQ gene encoding 50S ribosomal protein L17, whose amino-acid sequence is MRHRNGLRKLNRTSSHRQAMFRNMANSLLRHEVIKTTLPKAKELRRVVEPMITLGKKPSLSNRRLAFNRLRDRDMVVKLFDELGPRYATRNGGYLRILKCGFRDGDNAPMAFVELLDRPDGEAVDVEGEAA